Proteins encoded together in one Anaerolineae bacterium window:
- a CDS encoding ABC transporter permease, producing MKVEIGVPAQTSLFRDALRRLFRNKLAIIGMVLLGIFVFCAIFAPWIAPYDPLAQDITRRREPPSWKHPFGIDEVGRDLLSRVIYGARVSLSVGVASVSLAIIVGTLIGAASGYAGGWVDNIVMRVMDIMLAFPSLLLAIAIVAILGPGLLNMLYAIAFVSIPVYARIVRASVLAAKETDYVLAARAIGCSSSRILFRHIMPNCLTPIIVQGTLGIATAILDAAGLSFLGLGAQPPTPEWGAMLGQGRGSVFTAPHVVIFPGLAIMLTVLGFNLLGDGLRDALDPRLRV from the coding sequence ATGAAGGTGGAGATTGGAGTACCTGCTCAGACAAGCCTCTTCAGGGATGCCCTAAGGAGGCTTTTCCGGAACAAACTGGCGATAATAGGGATGGTCCTTCTGGGAATTTTTGTCTTCTGCGCCATCTTTGCCCCCTGGATAGCTCCTTACGACCCCCTCGCTCAGGATATCACCAGGCGCAGGGAGCCCCCTTCCTGGAAACACCCCTTCGGAATTGATGAGGTGGGGAGGGACCTTTTAAGCCGTGTAATATATGGAGCGAGAGTATCTCTTTCCGTAGGGGTAGCCTCGGTCTCCCTGGCCATAATAGTAGGGACTTTGATTGGGGCAGCTTCGGGTTATGCCGGGGGATGGGTTGATAACATAGTTATGAGGGTCATGGATATAATGCTGGCTTTTCCGAGCCTGCTTTTAGCTATTGCCATTGTGGCCATTCTGGGGCCAGGGCTTTTAAACATGCTCTATGCCATCGCTTTCGTCTCAATACCGGTCTACGCCAGGATTGTGAGGGCATCGGTTCTGGCGGCCAAAGAAACCGATTACGTGCTGGCTGCCAGGGCTATAGGATGCTCCTCAAGCCGCATCCTGTTCCGTCACATAATGCCCAACTGTTTAACTCCCATCATAGTCCAGGGAACCCTCGGCATAGCGACGGCCATACTGGACGCAGCCGGATTGAGCTTTCTCGGGCTCGGGGCTCAGCCTCCTACCCCTGAGTGGGGGGCGATGCTCGGCCAGGGACGGGGCTCTGTTTTCACTGCCCCTCATGTTGTAATATTCCCAGGCCTTGCTATAATGCTTACTGTACTGGGCTTTAACTTGCTGGGGGATGGCCTGCGGGATGCCCTTGACCCAAGATTGAGGGTGTAA
- the acpS gene encoding holo-ACP synthase: MQAFLVGVDLVELERVEKACQRWGERFKARVFTPDELKLCGGYIHCLAARFAAKEAVAKALGTGIGPIGWKEVEILRDESGRPCLKLSGKALARATELGVKGWNISLAHSRTTAIAFVIGWKG; this comes from the coding sequence GTGCAGGCATTTCTGGTGGGAGTTGACCTGGTAGAGTTGGAGAGGGTGGAAAAGGCCTGCCAACGCTGGGGAGAAAGGTTCAAGGCCAGGGTCTTCACTCCGGATGAACTAAAGCTTTGCGGTGGATATATTCACTGCCTGGCGGCCCGTTTTGCGGCCAAGGAAGCAGTGGCTAAAGCCCTTGGCACGGGCATAGGGCCCATAGGCTGGAAAGAAGTGGAAATCCTTCGCGATGAATCAGGCAGGCCTTGCCTCAAACTTTCAGGGAAAGCCCTCGCCAGAGCCACAGAGCTGGGAGTAAAAGGCTGGAATATAAGTCTGGCTCATTCCAGGACCACGGCCATAGCTTTTGTAATCGGATGGAAGGGATGA
- the modA gene encoding molybdate ABC transporter substrate-binding protein translates to MRALILSVSILALALQSCREPTEEFNIGAAPTVMKALDEVAMDFRGCKVNISYASSGQIAQQVRQGAPFDLLILADKDYIEALAREGYVLEESIKTYARTNLVVWIPEDGPRLENLRELIYIPGKIAVANPEYAPSGKAAVQALRAAGLWEELKDKLVYAENLREATQYAEVGSASAAITSLSLVLDLKGHYFVIPKELYTPLEQSLAIVKGAKHEKCARDFIAHFLGPEGKNILKKHGFEVLEE, encoded by the coding sequence ATGCGTGCCTTAATTTTATCCGTCAGCATTCTGGCCCTGGCCCTTCAGAGTTGCCGTGAGCCCACTGAAGAATTCAACATCGGAGCAGCACCGACGGTTATGAAAGCCCTGGATGAAGTGGCAATGGATTTCAGAGGATGCAAAGTCAACATAAGCTACGCATCCTCGGGCCAGATAGCCCAGCAGGTGCGGCAGGGAGCCCCTTTTGACCTCCTGATTTTAGCCGATAAGGATTACATTGAGGCATTGGCGAGGGAAGGCTATGTTCTTGAAGAGAGCATAAAGACCTATGCCCGGACAAACCTAGTGGTCTGGATTCCAGAGGACGGGCCTCGTCTTGAAAACCTCAGAGAACTGATTTACATCCCTGGAAAGATAGCGGTAGCCAACCCCGAGTATGCTCCCTCGGGAAAAGCTGCCGTTCAGGCTCTAAGGGCGGCCGGCCTCTGGGAGGAGTTGAAAGATAAGCTCGTTTACGCCGAAAACCTTCGCGAAGCAACCCAGTACGCCGAAGTGGGCAGTGCTTCCGCCGCCATCACCTCCCTTTCCCTCGTCCTGGACCTGAAGGGCCACTACTTTGTAATCCCAAAAGAACTCTACACCCCTCTTGAGCAGAGTCTGGCCATCGTAAAGGGGGCGAAGCACGAAAAATGCGCGCGAGATTTCATTGCCCACTTCCTCGGGCCAGAGGGCAAAAATATCCTGAAAAAGCATGGCTTTGAGGTTCTGGAGGAATGA
- a CDS encoding pyridoxal-phosphate dependent enzyme, with product MEFTCSACGRSYPPTTTLWRCPCGGYFNLRNPKPFAHHRIHRGTFSLWRYRESLPEVGEIVSMGEGLTPLVEAEWRGMPLHFKLEYLSPTGSFKDRGTAVLVSFLKSAGIKEVVEDSSGNAGASLAAYAARAGIKARIFVPAHASPAKKAQIAIYGAELVEVKGPREEAARAVWEEAEKGYYYASHYYNPLILEGMKTVAYEIWEQLGRVPDAMVLPVGHGTLLLGLYEGFRNLLETGLVDSMPALYGVQARNCSPLFEAFRLGIEEIPDYTPGPTVAEGISIAKPLRAKEILRAVRETGGGILVVEEEEILKARKELALEGFFVEPTSAVAVAALDHLHDLSGKTVVVPLTGSGLKSPG from the coding sequence TTGGAGTTCACCTGTTCTGCCTGCGGTCGTTCTTACCCTCCGACCACCACCCTCTGGCGTTGTCCGTGTGGTGGGTATTTCAACCTCCGCAATCCGAAGCCTTTTGCTCACCATAGAATCCATCGGGGAACCTTTTCTCTGTGGCGATACCGGGAGTCGCTTCCAGAAGTTGGTGAAATTGTATCCATGGGGGAGGGTTTAACACCTCTTGTGGAAGCCGAATGGAGAGGGATGCCTCTTCATTTCAAACTGGAGTACCTTTCACCCACGGGTTCTTTCAAGGACAGAGGGACCGCTGTGCTGGTGAGTTTTCTCAAGAGCGCAGGGATTAAGGAGGTGGTGGAAGATTCATCGGGAAATGCGGGAGCTTCTTTGGCCGCTTATGCAGCGAGAGCCGGGATAAAAGCCCGCATCTTTGTTCCGGCTCATGCTTCTCCGGCCAAGAAAGCCCAGATAGCTATCTACGGTGCAGAGTTGGTGGAAGTGAAAGGGCCCAGGGAAGAAGCCGCCAGAGCCGTCTGGGAGGAGGCGGAAAAAGGCTATTACTACGCCAGTCACTACTACAATCCCCTAATCCTGGAGGGGATGAAGACGGTTGCCTATGAAATCTGGGAGCAGCTTGGCAGGGTTCCTGATGCCATGGTGCTTCCGGTTGGGCACGGGACCTTGCTCCTGGGCCTTTACGAAGGGTTCCGGAATCTTCTGGAGACGGGCCTTGTGGACTCCATGCCCGCATTGTATGGGGTTCAAGCCAGAAACTGCTCACCCCTCTTTGAAGCTTTCCGCCTCGGAATTGAAGAAATTCCCGACTACACCCCGGGCCCCACCGTGGCCGAGGGCATAAGTATAGCAAAACCCCTCCGGGCAAAGGAAATTCTTCGGGCGGTTAGGGAAACCGGCGGAGGGATCTTAGTGGTGGAGGAGGAAGAAATTCTCAAAGCCAGGAAGGAGCTTGCCCTTGAAGGTTTCTTCGTAGAACCGACTTCGGCGGTGGCTGTGGCGGCGCTGGACCACCTCCATGACCTTTCGGGCAAGACTGTTGTGGTTCCCCTAACAGGAAGCGGCCTTAAGAGTCCTGGATAA
- a CDS encoding DUF2079 domain-containing protein — MRRFLSGAILFLMLSLYILAIGSFSLARHWSFQTAMFDLGVNHQAVWFTLHGQLFRQTEGSSLAYHFEPIILLLAPFLLIWDKAETLLILQTFLLALGAIPLFLMARDKLKNEFVALTFPLVYLLSPALQAANLADFHTAPLAVPFFLFACYFAHRRSVVPFLTFAILAMLAREDMFYLAFLLGLYSFFRLSPRLGIALMAISLLYGACAFIIIIPHYARETFGENYLYVARYRDLRGLKEAWGLILSRGPGYGAFLLAHTGFLSLLAPEILFFSAPFFLLNVLSNYPPTYTGEQHYSAIFLPFLTVSALLGMTRLKEKVRPVLSAWMVVGALTLHFVRGFTPLAWNVPFPEVTPHHRLLSRFEALIPPEAPLSTTVGLYPHFTDRAGVYPFPSTGVADFILLDVTSTTDMHPNDFHREFLKLLDGGFGIVEASHGYILLQRGKSRRELGDEFFDFARVKDPRPSYPAEVCFEGKLLFKGLDLIRYREGKLLTVRTYWEPLASLPEGFKINVSLLDEKSRPFAGSLFHPLPTLIWYPPPLWKVGETVAVETIPWDLGQYFVVALEVSAGEKWKVKNFRSEGPIVLLYGDTMVQVAGFRRSSSFLCRLVPQERCPFEPSGKGELVPQRYVEVNFGGLISLVGYDLNPGRPLHLTLYWRAIDVIPEDYSVFIHVLDEKGQKVAQSDGPPFWLTAMGTSSWVPGRTYRDERVLDVPEGKYKLAVGVYRWQDLSRLPAGNKDYVLIEP, encoded by the coding sequence ATGAGAAGATTCCTGTCCGGCGCTATCCTCTTCCTCATGCTTTCTCTATATATCCTGGCCATCGGCAGTTTCTCCCTTGCCCGACACTGGTCTTTCCAGACCGCAATGTTTGACCTTGGAGTTAACCACCAGGCCGTCTGGTTTACACTGCACGGACAGCTTTTCCGTCAGACTGAGGGCTCATCCCTTGCATACCACTTTGAACCCATAATCCTTCTGCTTGCTCCTTTTTTGCTCATCTGGGATAAGGCTGAAACCCTCTTGATCCTTCAGACTTTCCTCCTTGCCCTCGGCGCTATTCCCCTGTTCCTGATGGCACGGGATAAACTCAAGAACGAGTTTGTAGCCCTAACTTTTCCTCTGGTTTATCTTCTCTCCCCGGCCCTTCAGGCCGCCAACCTGGCCGATTTCCACACTGCACCTCTGGCCGTTCCCTTTTTCCTGTTCGCCTGCTACTTCGCCCATCGCCGTTCGGTTGTTCCCTTTCTGACTTTCGCTATCCTTGCAATGTTAGCTCGGGAGGACATGTTTTACCTGGCTTTTCTCCTGGGGCTCTATTCCTTCTTCAGGTTATCCCCGAGGTTGGGGATCGCTCTCATGGCTATAAGCCTGCTCTATGGTGCCTGCGCGTTTATTATCATCATACCCCACTACGCAAGGGAGACCTTTGGAGAAAATTACCTTTACGTTGCCCGCTATCGGGATCTCCGAGGCTTGAAGGAAGCCTGGGGCCTGATCCTCTCCCGGGGACCCGGATACGGAGCTTTCCTGTTGGCTCACACCGGTTTCCTCTCCCTTTTAGCTCCTGAAATCCTGTTCTTTTCAGCCCCCTTCTTTCTCCTGAACGTCCTCAGCAATTACCCCCCTACTTACACTGGAGAGCAGCATTATTCTGCAATTTTTCTTCCCTTTTTAACCGTTTCCGCCCTTCTGGGGATGACCAGGCTTAAGGAAAAAGTTCGCCCGGTGCTCTCGGCCTGGATGGTTGTTGGAGCACTGACTCTGCATTTCGTGAGAGGTTTTACCCCCCTGGCCTGGAACGTTCCCTTTCCGGAAGTAACCCCTCACCACCGTTTGCTTTCCCGTTTTGAGGCCCTGATTCCCCCAGAAGCCCCTCTTTCCACCACTGTGGGTTTATACCCGCATTTTACTGATAGGGCTGGAGTTTACCCATTTCCTTCCACTGGGGTGGCTGATTTTATCCTCCTGGACGTGACCTCTACCACGGACATGCATCCGAACGATTTTCACAGGGAATTCCTTAAGCTTCTGGATGGAGGGTTCGGAATTGTGGAAGCGTCTCACGGCTATATCCTCCTCCAGAGGGGCAAAAGCCGCCGGGAACTTGGGGATGAATTCTTTGATTTTGCCAGGGTAAAAGACCCTCGCCCTTCATACCCTGCTGAAGTCTGTTTTGAGGGTAAACTTCTGTTCAAAGGGTTAGACCTGATCAGGTATCGGGAAGGGAAACTTCTTACAGTGCGAACTTACTGGGAACCGCTCGCATCGCTTCCCGAAGGCTTTAAGATAAACGTTTCCCTTCTGGACGAAAAAAGCCGGCCCTTTGCCGGAAGCCTTTTCCATCCTCTCCCAACCCTTATCTGGTATCCGCCACCCCTGTGGAAAGTGGGCGAAACGGTGGCGGTGGAAACCATTCCCTGGGATCTCGGGCAATACTTTGTGGTAGCCTTAGAGGTTTCGGCAGGGGAGAAGTGGAAGGTCAAAAATTTCAGATCTGAAGGCCCCATAGTGCTTTTATATGGAGATACAATGGTTCAGGTTGCAGGTTTCAGGCGCAGCTCAAGCTTTCTGTGCCGGCTTGTGCCTCAAGAGCGCTGTCCCTTTGAGCCGTCAGGGAAGGGGGAGCTTGTTCCCCAAAGGTATGTTGAGGTAAATTTCGGCGGGCTCATCAGCCTTGTGGGATACGATTTGAATCCGGGGAGGCCTCTGCATCTCACCCTTTACTGGCGCGCCATTGATGTGATTCCAGAAGATTACTCCGTTTTTATCCATGTTCTGGATGAGAAAGGGCAAAAGGTGGCCCAGAGCGATGGTCCTCCTTTCTGGCTTACGGCTATGGGTACTTCGTCCTGGGTCCCCGGCCGCACTTACCGGGACGAGCGGGTTCTGGATGTACCTGAGGGCAAGTATAAACTGGCGGTGGGAGTTTACCGCTGGCAAGATCTTTCCCGCCTCCCTGCAGGGAATAAGGATTATGTTCTCATAGAACCATAA
- the modB gene encoding molybdate ABC transporter permease subunit, with product MDLSPLLLSLKVALTATALATVTGLALAILVTRVHFMGKTLLEAFLTLPLVLPPSVVGYYLLMIMGRDGPLGWLGWLFTWKAAVMASWIVALPLMFRAAKSALESVDPSLEMVARTLGVPPWKAFLDVTLPLASRGITAGVILSFARALGEFGATLMVAGNIPGKTRTIPLAIYTAVQANRMDTATFWVVITVFLAFIFILIVNKLQAR from the coding sequence ATGGATCTGAGCCCTCTTTTGCTCTCTTTAAAAGTAGCTCTCACCGCTACGGCTTTAGCTACCGTAACCGGACTCGCGCTGGCTATATTGGTCACCAGGGTTCATTTTATGGGCAAAACCCTCTTAGAAGCTTTTTTGACTTTGCCCCTTGTCCTTCCGCCGAGCGTTGTGGGCTATTACCTTCTGATGATAATGGGCCGGGATGGCCCCTTAGGGTGGCTTGGCTGGCTTTTCACCTGGAAAGCAGCCGTTATGGCTTCGTGGATCGTAGCCCTGCCTTTGATGTTCAGGGCAGCCAAGAGTGCCCTGGAAAGTGTAGATCCATCGCTCGAGATGGTGGCCAGGACCCTAGGGGTTCCCCCCTGGAAAGCTTTCTTGGACGTAACCCTGCCCTTAGCAAGCCGGGGAATAACGGCAGGGGTCATTCTGAGTTTTGCTAGAGCCCTCGGGGAGTTCGGCGCTACGCTGATGGTGGCTGGGAACATTCCAGGCAAAACCAGAACTATTCCTCTGGCTATCTACACCGCCGTCCAGGCTAACCGGATGGATACAGCCACCTTTTGGGTGGTAATCACTGTCTTCCTGGCCTTCATTTTTATCCTGATAGTAAACAAACTTCAGGCAAGATGA
- a CDS encoding UDP-glucose/GDP-mannose dehydrogenase family protein: MREIAVIGVGYVGLVTGACFADLGNKVWCVDINEAKIESLKRGKVPFFEPGLEEIVRRNLRAGRIYFTTSYPEAIKNAQFIFIAVNTPEGEEGEADLSYVEAAAKEIARNLDHPVIIVNKSTVPIGTGDFVAEIIRENMTNPSVPFWVVSNPEFLREGSAVYDFMNPDRIVLGSTNREAAEKVAELYAPLQAPVIITDLRTAEMIKYASNAFLATKISFINEIANICEALGADVKVVAMGMGLDHRIGSEFLGAGIGWGGSCFPKDVRALAYMAATHGCHPQLLRAVIEINQDQRRRLVHKLRNLLGGSLRNKVVGILGLAFKPNTDDMREAPSVEIIHMLQHEGAKVKAYDPAAMENAKAILNGVEFKEDPYQVAQGADALILVTEWNEFKQLDMERIRNLMRQPILIDGRNIYDPEKMKALGFIYRGIGRGFDGAGISGGS, encoded by the coding sequence TTGAGGGAGATAGCTGTCATCGGAGTGGGATACGTTGGCCTCGTAACAGGGGCCTGCTTTGCCGATCTCGGAAATAAGGTTTGGTGTGTAGATATAAACGAAGCCAAAATTGAAAGCCTAAAAAGAGGCAAGGTCCCCTTCTTCGAGCCCGGCCTTGAAGAAATAGTCCGCAGGAACCTCAGAGCTGGCCGCATATACTTCACCACTTCTTATCCCGAAGCTATCAAAAACGCCCAGTTCATCTTTATCGCAGTTAACACCCCTGAAGGGGAGGAGGGGGAAGCGGATCTCTCCTATGTGGAAGCTGCCGCCAAGGAAATAGCCAGAAATCTGGACCACCCCGTAATAATTGTGAACAAAAGCACTGTTCCCATAGGCACGGGAGACTTTGTGGCGGAGATAATCCGGGAAAACATGACCAATCCCTCCGTCCCCTTCTGGGTTGTCTCCAACCCCGAATTCCTTCGCGAAGGCTCTGCCGTCTACGATTTCATGAATCCTGACCGCATTGTTTTAGGTTCTACAAATCGGGAGGCTGCTGAGAAGGTAGCTGAACTTTACGCCCCCCTTCAGGCTCCAGTAATTATCACTGATCTTCGCACCGCCGAGATGATAAAGTATGCCTCTAACGCCTTCCTGGCTACGAAAATTTCCTTCATAAACGAAATCGCCAACATCTGCGAGGCCCTGGGTGCGGATGTTAAAGTGGTGGCCATGGGGATGGGCCTTGACCACAGGATAGGCTCCGAATTCCTTGGGGCGGGGATTGGATGGGGAGGGAGCTGCTTCCCCAAAGATGTGAGGGCTCTGGCCTACATGGCTGCCACTCACGGTTGTCACCCCCAGCTCCTGCGGGCCGTCATTGAGATAAACCAGGACCAGCGCCGCAGGCTTGTCCACAAACTGAGGAACCTTCTGGGCGGTAGCCTCCGGAACAAAGTGGTCGGAATCCTCGGCCTTGCCTTCAAGCCCAACACCGATGACATGAGGGAAGCCCCTTCGGTGGAAATAATCCACATGCTCCAGCACGAGGGAGCAAAGGTTAAAGCCTATGACCCCGCTGCTATGGAGAACGCCAAGGCTATCCTCAACGGAGTAGAGTTCAAGGAAGACCCGTATCAGGTCGCCCAGGGAGCCGATGCCCTCATCCTGGTCACGGAGTGGAACGAATTCAAGCAACTGGATATGGAACGCATAAGGAATCTGATGCGTCAGCCCATCCTCATAGACGGGCGCAACATATACGATCCGGAGAAGATGAAAGCGCTGGGCTTCATTTACAGGGGCATAGGAAGGGGCTTCGACGGTGCAGGCATTTCTGGTGGGAGTTGA
- a CDS encoding alpha/beta fold hydrolase yields MISAEPFFFPGNEIGCLLVHGFTGTPNEMRRLGEFLAEHGFTVKGVRLAGHGTSPLDMEKTTWKDWFNSVLEGYQELQRLTYKIFPIGLSLGAALSLHLAVHYSVDGVVALSAPAFIKDPRLFFLPIAKHFIRFVKKGPSDFFDPTVPQWHLDYSVYPTRSIEQLLQFLAHMRRELPMVKAPVLFIHSKTDRSVPPENPLYLIQRIGSAEKSIIWIEKSGHVITEDIAREEVFNACLNFIRQHSGPGPSELP; encoded by the coding sequence ATGATAAGCGCTGAACCCTTTTTCTTCCCCGGCAACGAAATTGGATGCCTTTTAGTCCACGGCTTTACGGGGACCCCTAATGAGATGCGGAGGCTGGGAGAATTCCTGGCAGAACATGGCTTCACAGTGAAAGGCGTCCGTTTAGCCGGCCACGGAACCTCCCCTCTGGATATGGAAAAAACCACCTGGAAAGATTGGTTTAACTCCGTTCTAGAAGGGTACCAAGAACTTCAGAGGCTGACCTATAAAATTTTCCCGATTGGCCTCTCCCTGGGGGCAGCCCTCTCCCTCCATCTGGCAGTTCACTACAGCGTTGACGGCGTCGTAGCCCTTTCAGCTCCAGCCTTCATCAAAGACCCACGCCTCTTCTTCCTGCCCATAGCCAAACATTTCATCCGTTTCGTCAAAAAGGGCCCATCGGATTTCTTTGATCCAACCGTTCCTCAGTGGCACCTGGATTACTCCGTTTACCCCACCAGATCCATAGAACAGCTCCTCCAGTTCCTGGCCCACATGAGAAGGGAACTGCCCATGGTTAAAGCCCCGGTGCTTTTTATCCATTCCAAAACTGATAGATCAGTCCCACCGGAAAACCCTCTCTATCTCATCCAGCGCATCGGTTCAGCCGAGAAATCCATCATATGGATAGAGAAAAGCGGGCATGTGATAACTGAAGACATCGCCCGGGAGGAAGTCTTCAATGCGTGCCTTAATTTTATCCGTCAGCATTCTGGCCCTGGCCCTTCAGAGTTGCCGTGA
- a CDS encoding ABC transporter ATP-binding protein has protein sequence MMPVLVAQFSKKLGEISLNINFELGREVLVLFGPSGSGKTSILRCLSGLLTPEKGFIELEGRVLFSSDGKRVKVNVPVHLRRIGFVFQDYALFPHMTVAENILYGCRNKAKRREILQMFLEKMGLKGLESYYPHELSGGQKQRVAIARALAAEPRLLLLDEPFSALDKPVRHKLQSDLLKLQEEMEIPVILVTHDLEDAFIMGTKLAVVNAGKIEQIGEKEEVFRHPRTRAVAKFIGARNIMQGKVLGRDEKGVYIDWKGFVFEALPHEASPGSEITFCIRPEDVMIIRPDRPLRGGIRENLISGVIVREIHKGDHYTLFFKVRPVETGKDYDLEISIPAHAYIRLELGVGKEVLVSLKKSALHIIQDS, from the coding sequence ATGATGCCCGTTTTAGTAGCACAATTTTCTAAAAAGCTTGGAGAAATTTCTCTGAATATAAACTTTGAGCTGGGAAGAGAGGTGCTGGTGCTCTTCGGCCCCTCGGGAAGCGGCAAAACTTCTATCCTCCGGTGCCTTTCCGGCCTCTTGACCCCCGAAAAGGGTTTCATTGAGCTAGAAGGTCGGGTGCTTTTCTCTTCCGATGGCAAAAGGGTGAAGGTGAATGTCCCCGTTCACCTGCGACGTATAGGCTTTGTGTTTCAGGATTATGCCCTCTTTCCCCACATGACAGTGGCGGAAAATATCCTTTACGGATGCAGAAACAAAGCAAAAAGGCGGGAAATTTTACAGATGTTCCTGGAGAAAATGGGTCTGAAGGGCCTTGAAAGCTACTACCCCCACGAACTTTCAGGAGGTCAGAAGCAGAGGGTGGCTATAGCCAGAGCCCTGGCGGCTGAACCACGCCTCCTCCTTTTGGACGAGCCCTTTTCGGCGCTGGATAAACCAGTGCGACACAAGCTTCAATCCGACCTTCTGAAACTCCAGGAAGAAATGGAAATCCCAGTAATTCTGGTAACCCACGACTTGGAAGATGCCTTTATCATGGGCACCAAGCTGGCTGTGGTAAACGCAGGAAAAATTGAACAGATTGGAGAAAAAGAGGAGGTGTTCCGGCACCCCCGCACCAGAGCCGTGGCTAAGTTCATAGGAGCCAGGAATATTATGCAAGGGAAAGTGCTGGGCAGGGACGAAAAGGGAGTTTACATTGATTGGAAAGGCTTTGTCTTTGAGGCCTTACCCCACGAAGCATCACCTGGCTCAGAAATTACTTTCTGCATACGGCCCGAAGATGTAATGATCATAAGACCTGATAGACCCCTCCGAGGTGGGATCAGAGAAAACCTCATAAGCGGAGTTATAGTGCGGGAAATTCACAAGGGCGACCATTATACCCTCTTCTTCAAAGTGCGCCCGGTGGAAACGGGAAAGGATTACGATTTAGAAATTTCAATCCCCGCCCACGCCTATATACGCCTGGAACTCGGAGTTGGCAAAGAAGTGCTGGTCTCCCTCAAAAAGAGCGCTCTGCATATTATCCAGGACTCTTAA